In Papaver somniferum cultivar HN1 chromosome 1, ASM357369v1, whole genome shotgun sequence, a genomic segment contains:
- the LOC113347517 gene encoding uncharacterized protein LOC113347517 has product MVDIELKPTMGYIYEAMRIAREQLQVTFRKDNGTLDKIMAIVNERWEDQLDHPVHVAAWYLNPSIFYKIPREYMDSSSKYAKIKRGIFNAMERLITDDDEHDKARDDRWITNGGMDVPNLQKFAMGVLSQTCSASSCERNWSTLGNMHTKKRNRFLQQKLNDCVYIQYNNKLQRRYEEIQRHNSGGPEIPIFFDAVVEEDNWLDPENLNDFPHRADEFTCAQANSVMGISPGPVTRSSRQVSNRRSPIDSTIDEFDSDFNCEARGPASMGYGVGRPLADFANAIMDDLL; this is encoded by the exons ATGGTGGATATCGAGCTGAAGCCTACCATGGGTTACATATATGAAGCAATGAGAATAGCAAGGGAACAACTACAAGTAACATTTAGAAAAGATAATGGAACTTTGGACAAGATCATGGCTATCGTTAATGAAAGATGGGAGGACCAGTTAGATCACCCTGTCCACGTAGCAGCTTGGTACTTGAACCCGTCCATATTTTACAAAATCCCGCGAGAATATATGGATAGTAGCTCAAAGTATGCTAAGATAAAGAGAGGAATTTTTAACGCAATGGAAAGGCTTAtaactgatgatgatgaacatgataaGGCTAGAG ATGACCGGTGGATCACGAATGGCGGAATGGATGTTCCAAACCTCCAAAAATTTGCGATGGGGGTCTTAAGCCAAACGTGTAGTGCTTCATCGTGTGAGAGAAATTGGAGTACTTTAGGCAAT ATGCATACAAAGAAGCGGAATCGTTTCTTACAACAAAAGTTGAATGATTGTGTGTATATTCAATACAACAATAAATTGCAACGTAGATACGAGGAGATACAAAGGCATAATTCTGGGGGTCCTGAAATCCCTATTTTCTTTGATGCAGTTGTAGAAGAAGATAATTGGTTGGACCCTGAGAACTTAAATGATTTTCCTCATCGAGCCGATGAGTTTACTTGTGCTCAAGCAAACAGTGTCATGGGTATTAGTCCAGGACCTGTCACAAGAAGTAGCCGACAAGTATCTAATAGACGCTCTCCAATTGATTCCACAATAGATGAATTTGATTCGGATTTCAACTGCGAAGCTCGAGGACCTGCCAGTATGGGTTATGGTGTTGGACGTCCTTTGGCTGATTTTGCAAACGctattatggatgatttacttTAG